A genomic stretch from Apium graveolens cultivar Ventura unplaced genomic scaffold, ASM990537v1 ctg4413, whole genome shotgun sequence includes:
- the LOC141701817 gene encoding ninja-family protein AFP3-like, with the protein MRGKEAVVEEINEDIDLSLSLFLNGRFGVDPQRNHKLTGAPSHLINPHQRRSAIFNENGSVEVKMWPSFPTGRRVMETRRQEVSLAPMDANRRSLHSSGSSTISYFQNQIIEGNGFPANICSADKNRAKGREFNKVSEMPHVYTTISGRKINGYLSKYNQEETRILCACHAFFMTPAEFIKHAGGGDVAFPERHITVKPVFGDGEVVNQHY; encoded by the exons ATGAGAGGAAAGGAGGCTGTAGTTGAAGAAATCAATGAAGACATTGATTTAAGTCTGAGTCTTTTTTTGAATGGAAGATTTGGTGTGGATCCACAGAGAAATCATAAACTAACTGGTGCACCTTCTCATTTGATCAATCCTCACCAAAGGAGGTCGGCCATTTTTAATGAAAATGGATCGGTTGAGGTAAAAATGTGGCCTTCCTTTCCAACTGGCCGAAGGGTAATGGAAACCCGAAGACAAGAGGTATCATTGGCGCCTATGGATGCTAACAGGAGGTCACTCCATTCCAGCGGCTCTTCAACAATTAGTTACTTCCAAAATCAAATCATTGAAG GCAATGGATTCCCTGCGAACATATGTTCAGCTGACAAAAACCGAGCTAAGGGGAGAGAGTTCAATAAAGTCTCAGAAATGCCACATGTTTATACTACCATCTCTGGCCGAAAGATAAATGGGTATCTGTCCAAGTACAACCAGGAGGAAACTCGTATCCTTTGTGCCTGCCATGCTTTTTTCATGACTCCAGCTGAGTTCATCAAACATGCAGGTGGTGGTGATGTTGCCTTTCCGGAGAGACACATCACAGTCAAGCCTGTTTTTGGTGATGGTGAAGTGGTCAATCAACATTATTAA